A single Crateriforma conspicua DNA region contains:
- a CDS encoding GspE/PulE family protein — MKSISNEISVDPQGSAGTSQWAMQVGRMDPDAVLRWCEAPEDANDSPVQDGVGNAPVLGTDGLIDQTAIAHAFSQMYLIPVFDPPADEPLPVDRSVAESIPKEVCEKHSLAPLADDGLTLEVAVACPDGLRHADAIGRQLDRRIRPMFATADVVGRLIVALHDQTDRQDGLLRHGKAAGTCDDRSHDQCATIQRAAGHAPTTERTSDEIDAAKRALSIGAASKSDQAIADLLAEAIRQAATDIHLEPAGDTCRIRIRAEGRLSVHGEFSGALYRQISDALKLRSRVRRSESRLPQEGGFTLLRGGKRFHVSLQTFPTAAGESMVLGLRELSAVAESLDALSMDSVQLARVRAILQSSHGLVAICGPRGSGKRATMQACAAELNDVTRNVCSAERRGTVAMPGINQVLTCEAAGLGMAQTLQVCLNQDPDVLLLGEPWNAATSRLCADAASAGALVIGMMRSSDSLSGFRRLCSYGDSAAPFTSSLSGIIGQRSLRRLCDHCRRPTRPDRATAQRLSLTQDAVLYQAAGCDACDQSGYQGTMYLYEVIRIPDEIDRNDVWNDAGSVTRSASDFKTIARRQGVLTLAEQTRTHLLAGHVSVQDALRSGTVMGSRS, encoded by the coding sequence ATGAAATCCATCTCCAACGAGATCTCCGTTGACCCTCAGGGTTCCGCCGGTACCAGTCAGTGGGCGATGCAGGTGGGACGCATGGATCCCGATGCCGTGCTGCGCTGGTGCGAGGCCCCGGAGGATGCCAACGATTCTCCGGTGCAAGACGGTGTCGGCAACGCCCCGGTTCTGGGCACCGATGGATTGATCGACCAGACGGCGATCGCCCATGCGTTTTCGCAAATGTATCTGATCCCCGTCTTTGATCCGCCCGCCGATGAACCATTGCCGGTCGACCGATCGGTCGCCGAATCGATTCCCAAGGAGGTGTGCGAAAAGCATTCGCTGGCACCGTTGGCGGATGACGGCCTCACTTTGGAAGTGGCCGTCGCCTGTCCCGACGGGTTGCGTCACGCCGATGCGATCGGTCGCCAATTGGATCGCCGGATTCGTCCGATGTTTGCCACCGCCGATGTCGTCGGACGGCTGATCGTCGCGTTGCATGATCAGACCGATCGGCAGGATGGCTTGCTGCGGCACGGCAAGGCTGCGGGGACCTGCGATGACCGTTCGCACGATCAATGTGCGACGATCCAACGCGCGGCGGGTCATGCCCCGACAACGGAACGGACGTCCGACGAAATCGATGCCGCCAAACGCGCGCTGTCGATCGGCGCTGCATCGAAATCCGACCAAGCCATCGCCGATCTTCTGGCCGAGGCGATTCGCCAAGCCGCCACGGATATTCACTTGGAACCCGCCGGCGACACCTGTCGCATTCGAATCCGCGCCGAAGGCCGCTTGTCAGTGCACGGCGAGTTTTCCGGTGCTTTGTATCGCCAGATCAGCGACGCGTTGAAGTTGCGATCGCGTGTTCGTCGCAGCGAAAGTCGTCTGCCACAGGAAGGCGGATTCACCCTGCTGCGTGGCGGAAAACGTTTTCATGTTTCCCTACAGACTTTTCCGACCGCCGCTGGTGAAAGCATGGTTCTGGGGCTGCGCGAACTTTCGGCAGTCGCGGAATCTTTGGACGCGTTGTCGATGGACTCGGTCCAGTTGGCGCGGGTACGCGCGATCCTGCAATCGTCTCATGGGCTGGTCGCCATTTGCGGGCCGCGGGGCAGCGGAAAGCGGGCCACCATGCAGGCCTGTGCCGCTGAATTGAACGACGTCACCCGCAACGTGTGCTCGGCGGAGCGTCGTGGAACGGTGGCGATGCCCGGCATCAACCAAGTGCTGACCTGCGAGGCGGCCGGCTTGGGGATGGCGCAAACCTTGCAGGTCTGCTTGAACCAAGATCCCGATGTGTTGTTGCTCGGTGAACCTTGGAATGCAGCCACCTCGCGTCTGTGTGCCGACGCGGCGTCGGCCGGCGCGCTTGTCATCGGCATGATGCGCAGTAGCGATTCTTTGTCGGGCTTTCGTCGGTTGTGCAGCTACGGCGATTCCGCTGCGCCTTTCACCTCATCGCTGTCCGGCATCATCGGCCAACGTAGCCTACGACGGCTGTGTGATCATTGTCGCCGACCGACGCGTCCCGATCGGGCGACCGCCCAGCGTTTGTCGTTGACACAAGATGCCGTGCTATACCAGGCCGCCGGATGTGACGCGTGTGACCAGTCGGGGTATCAAGGAACGATGTATCTGTATGAAGTGATACGGATCCCCGATGAAATTGATCGAAACGACGTTTGGAACGACGCCGGTTCGGTCACTCGATCGGCCAGCGATTTTAAAACCATCGCGCGTCGGCAAGGCGTTCTGACTCTGGCCGAACAGACAAGGACGCACTTGCTGGCCGGGCACGTCAGTGTTCAAGACGCACTGCGAAGCGGGACCGTCATGGGGTCCAGATCTTAG
- a CDS encoding class I SAM-dependent methyltransferase, with translation MDPRNAALRANRHTYDAMAAKKDPLCRPASDAELADPLSTVDPIGWLGGSINGWRVLCLAAGGGRHSSLYSAAGAQVTVVDYSPAMLELDRQMAARHGHRVRIIETSMDNLAGLGDESFDLVVHPVSTCYLPDVSGVFREVARVTKPGGLYISQHKTPVSLQTSLRRGGGGSYEILHSYYRREPVPAPEHWSAAARRLREHGATEYLHRWEELIGGICRSGFVVEDLTEPMHADSTSAADSFADRCRFAAPYVRIKARRRTTTTGPNHRAADAASSPSTAPKIWTP, from the coding sequence ATGGATCCACGAAACGCCGCATTGCGGGCCAATCGCCACACTTACGATGCGATGGCGGCGAAGAAAGATCCGCTTTGCCGCCCGGCCAGCGACGCGGAATTGGCCGATCCGCTGTCCACGGTGGACCCGATCGGCTGGCTGGGGGGATCGATTAACGGTTGGCGTGTGTTGTGTTTGGCCGCGGGCGGGGGGCGTCACAGTTCGCTGTACAGCGCCGCCGGCGCGCAGGTGACGGTGGTCGACTACAGCCCCGCGATGCTGGAACTGGATCGGCAAATGGCCGCCCGCCACGGTCATCGGGTGCGGATCATCGAAACCAGCATGGACAACCTGGCGGGGTTGGGTGACGAATCCTTCGACTTGGTCGTTCACCCGGTCAGCACCTGTTACCTGCCGGATGTGTCCGGTGTCTTTCGCGAAGTCGCCCGGGTCACCAAGCCCGGCGGACTGTACATCAGCCAGCACAAGACACCGGTCAGCCTGCAAACGTCTTTGCGTCGCGGTGGCGGTGGCAGCTATGAAATCCTGCATTCATACTATCGACGCGAACCAGTGCCTGCACCGGAGCATTGGTCGGCGGCGGCACGCCGACTGCGTGAACACGGTGCCACGGAATACCTTCACCGCTGGGAAGAACTGATCGGCGGAATTTGCCGATCGGGATTTGTGGTCGAAGATTTGACCGAACCCATGCACGCGGATTCGACCAGCGCCGCCGACTCGTTTGCCGACCGATGCCGGTTTGCGGCGCCCTACGTTCGCATCAAGGCTCGTCGCAGAACAACAACCACGGGTCCAAACCATCGCGCGGCCGATGCTGCGTCATCACCTTCGACGGCCCCTAAGATCTGGACCCCATGA
- a CDS encoding anti-sigma factor family protein, with translation MMSDLDPEIEERLSGYLDGAVDAQQQARIEARLRHDAGARADLEGLRDLGDRLRELSDSESSVLPDGFADRVVEAAIQRARLEGCEDSHPLLKASTQPVRTAIAVPVKRVAAVGAALALAASVAVAVVLLPDPSPVDPINGLAQTDPSGVRDVETQPENQVVVSPEMPQADPSSIQQDSMLVQADADTDDLIDSTSRETVLPRPDTVASRTQPKDAAAMTPAAADTVAPPEDAAVLDSLVGASATGRSRSTKAVLVLDIRLVDKRLGMAPIRDAMQRARVADESEQPVDPSVLGAVANAVDDANLSGSLMYLKAPAKQLDRFIMNLLADREQVESVGLSLASDAPVLGVASEFADVKPTSVRHDFGDMIDSAESSRLVDSLADRAFLPLQATLVPDAIAGLQPGGADDGPDVMSNVFILVR, from the coding sequence ATGATGTCTGATTTAGACCCCGAAATCGAAGAACGGCTCAGCGGCTATTTGGATGGTGCCGTTGATGCGCAACAGCAGGCCAGGATCGAAGCCCGTCTGCGACACGACGCCGGTGCGCGGGCGGATCTGGAAGGTCTCCGCGACCTGGGGGATCGTCTGCGCGAACTTTCCGACAGCGAATCCAGCGTCCTTCCCGATGGATTTGCCGATCGAGTCGTTGAAGCGGCGATCCAGCGCGCCCGTCTGGAAGGTTGTGAAGACAGCCACCCGCTGTTGAAAGCGTCGACACAACCCGTACGAACCGCCATCGCGGTGCCGGTCAAACGCGTCGCTGCCGTGGGTGCGGCTCTGGCGTTGGCTGCATCGGTTGCGGTGGCCGTCGTCTTGTTGCCCGACCCATCACCGGTCGATCCGATCAATGGTCTGGCGCAGACCGATCCGTCGGGCGTCCGCGATGTTGAAACTCAGCCTGAAAACCAAGTTGTGGTTTCACCGGAGATGCCTCAAGCGGATCCGTCGTCGATCCAGCAGGATTCGATGCTGGTGCAAGCGGATGCCGACACCGATGATTTGATCGATTCGACGTCGCGTGAAACCGTGCTGCCACGACCGGATACGGTCGCCAGCCGAACGCAACCGAAAGATGCCGCGGCGATGACGCCAGCGGCGGCGGACACGGTAGCACCGCCCGAAGACGCTGCGGTGTTGGATTCTCTGGTCGGCGCATCGGCAACGGGCCGGTCACGTTCGACCAAGGCCGTTTTGGTGCTGGACATCCGGCTGGTCGACAAGCGTTTGGGGATGGCACCGATCCGTGATGCGATGCAGCGTGCACGCGTGGCCGACGAAAGCGAACAACCGGTTGACCCGTCTGTTTTGGGTGCCGTCGCTAACGCGGTGGACGATGCCAACCTGTCAGGTTCGCTGATGTATTTGAAAGCCCCGGCGAAGCAACTGGACCGCTTCATCATGAATCTGCTGGCGGATCGCGAGCAGGTCGAATCCGTGGGACTTAGCTTGGCGTCGGATGCCCCAGTGCTAGGCGTTGCATCGGAGTTCGCTGATGTCAAACCGACGTCGGTTCGTCACGACTTTGGCGACATGATCGATTCGGCAGAATCGTCCAGGCTGGTGGACAGCCTGGCCGACCGTGCATTCCTGCCACTGCAAGCAACGTTGGTCCCCGATGCCATTGCCGGGCTACAGCCGGGTGGTGCGGATGACGGGCCGGACGTCATGTCCAACGTCTTTATCTTGGTCCGCTAG
- a CDS encoding glycosyltransferase gives MAVTPDPNAPIRVLLMIGSMDGGGSERQILHLLRHLDRARFAPHLYLKRAEGIFLKAVPPDVPVHVASDFATGNQRNWPGRIHRQESRELATLLRDEQIDVVYDRTYHMTLTASSACRRCRVPRVSTIVSPPSHALPMVETKFIAWKRRLLAVAYRRSFQVIAVSRQSAESAAQFYGLSPNRIRVIPNPIDLDALRNDAADAETRIGQQHQRLRLVCVARMTPEKGHEVLLASLRKLQSGPVANRIAVQLDLVGDGPLRPKLQKIVASNGWNDPTATSEPGRPTNHWVRFLGRSERPAAHMVTADALVLPSLFEGMPNVVLEALALKVPVICTTAGGTPEIQRDKPIAFWAGQGNADQLAAAIAAMSRNPERVSRHVENGFDVIEQHHNMRRTTERIEDILSAAAGRGIDR, from the coding sequence ATGGCCGTGACGCCCGATCCAAACGCCCCCATCCGCGTGCTGTTGATGATCGGATCGATGGACGGCGGCGGCAGCGAACGACAAATCCTGCATTTGTTGCGTCATCTGGATCGCGCCCGATTTGCACCGCATCTGTACCTGAAACGTGCCGAAGGAATCTTTCTGAAAGCCGTTCCGCCGGATGTTCCGGTCCACGTGGCATCGGATTTTGCCACAGGCAACCAACGCAATTGGCCCGGTCGAATCCACCGCCAGGAATCACGCGAACTGGCGACGCTGCTGCGTGATGAACAGATCGATGTCGTTTACGACCGCACGTACCACATGACGTTGACTGCGTCGTCGGCTTGCCGACGGTGTCGCGTGCCCCGTGTTTCCACGATCGTCAGCCCGCCAAGCCACGCGTTGCCGATGGTCGAAACGAAATTCATTGCCTGGAAACGTCGTTTGCTGGCGGTGGCCTATCGCCGATCCTTCCAGGTGATCGCGGTCAGCCGACAATCCGCCGAATCGGCCGCCCAATTTTATGGATTGTCGCCCAATCGCATCCGAGTCATTCCCAATCCAATCGATTTGGATGCGCTGCGCAATGACGCCGCGGATGCGGAAACACGAATCGGCCAGCAGCACCAACGTTTGCGTCTGGTCTGCGTCGCCAGAATGACGCCGGAAAAAGGGCACGAGGTTTTGCTCGCTTCACTGCGGAAGCTGCAGTCCGGGCCGGTCGCCAACCGCATTGCGGTTCAATTGGACTTGGTCGGCGACGGACCGTTGCGGCCAAAGCTTCAAAAGATTGTCGCATCCAACGGCTGGAACGATCCGACCGCCACGTCCGAACCCGGGCGTCCGACCAATCACTGGGTGCGATTTCTGGGCCGATCGGAACGTCCGGCGGCGCACATGGTGACGGCCGATGCCTTGGTACTGCCATCGCTGTTCGAAGGCATGCCCAATGTCGTGCTGGAAGCATTGGCGTTGAAGGTCCCGGTCATCTGTACGACCGCCGGCGGTACACCAGAAATCCAGCGAGACAAGCCGATCGCTTTCTGGGCAGGGCAGGGCAATGCCGATCAACTGGCTGCGGCGATCGCGGCCATGTCACGCAATCCTGAAAGAGTCAGCCGTCATGTTGAAAACGGTTTCGATGTGATTGAGCAACATCACAATATGCGACGAACCACCGAAAGGATCGAAGACATCCTGTCGGCCGCCGCCGGTCGCGGAATCGACCGCTAA
- a CDS encoding endonuclease/exonuclease/phosphatase family protein, which translates to MNRWICVIAVLAMVITGCAKSEPDATVSAKPSDSDSTQSASPIAADPAVSSDPNTQAPQSMPGTVNSHEASRIPPKPDGVVRIATFNVSLYGKAPGQILERLADGKDQQAERIAAIVQTVRPDVLLLNEIDFDEDAATVNALNDLFFAVGNTERDGHRFDHVRSFPSNTGVDSGLDLDDNGQPGQPNDAWGYGVYEGQYAMAVLSRFPIQDEQIRTFQKLRWASMPDPQVPVDPESGETYYDEDVWNQLRLSSKNHIDVPVQIGERALHVFASHPTPPVFDGPEDHNGCRNHDEIRFWTDYLDGSSDAWMIDDAGNQGGFGSDAPFVIMGDLNADPVRGDGRRDAIIGLLEHDRTTDPQASGAAVAEKEPSDSVSPHATADFGRNGWMRVDYVVPDQSLELHDSGVFWPGPDSPQRYWITASDHRLVWIDVVWP; encoded by the coding sequence ATGAATCGCTGGATTTGCGTCATTGCAGTGCTGGCCATGGTGATCACCGGATGCGCCAAATCGGAACCCGATGCCACCGTATCGGCTAAGCCATCCGATTCTGATTCGACGCAATCGGCATCGCCGATCGCGGCCGATCCGGCGGTCTCCAGCGATCCGAACACCCAAGCCCCCCAATCGATGCCGGGCACTGTGAACTCACACGAGGCCAGCAGGATTCCGCCCAAGCCCGACGGCGTTGTTCGCATCGCCACTTTTAATGTTTCGCTGTACGGCAAAGCTCCCGGGCAAATCTTGGAACGCCTGGCCGACGGCAAGGACCAGCAGGCCGAACGGATCGCGGCGATCGTTCAAACGGTACGTCCGGATGTTCTGTTGCTGAATGAAATCGATTTTGACGAAGACGCAGCGACGGTAAACGCATTGAACGATTTGTTCTTTGCCGTCGGCAACACCGAACGCGACGGACACCGGTTCGACCACGTTCGTTCATTCCCCAGCAACACGGGCGTCGATTCGGGACTGGACCTGGACGACAACGGGCAACCCGGCCAACCCAATGATGCTTGGGGATACGGTGTGTACGAGGGGCAGTATGCGATGGCGGTGCTTAGCCGATTTCCCATCCAAGACGAACAAATTCGGACGTTCCAGAAACTGCGTTGGGCGTCGATGCCCGATCCTCAAGTTCCGGTCGATCCCGAATCGGGCGAAACGTACTACGACGAAGACGTTTGGAACCAGCTGCGATTGTCCAGCAAGAATCACATTGACGTGCCGGTGCAGATCGGCGAACGCGCTCTGCACGTTTTCGCCAGCCACCCGACGCCGCCGGTTTTCGACGGTCCAGAGGACCACAATGGATGCCGCAACCACGATGAGATTCGCTTCTGGACGGACTACTTGGACGGTTCGTCCGACGCCTGGATGATTGATGATGCGGGAAACCAAGGCGGCTTTGGTTCCGACGCCCCGTTTGTGATCATGGGCGACCTGAATGCCGATCCGGTTCGCGGCGACGGCCGGCGTGACGCCATCATCGGATTGCTGGAACACGATCGCACGACCGATCCGCAGGCCAGCGGCGCGGCGGTCGCCGAAAAGGAACCTTCCGATAGCGTCAGCCCCCACGCGACGGCCGATTTTGGTCGCAACGGATGGATGCGGGTCGACTACGTGGTGCCTGATCAATCGCTGGAACTTCACGACAGCGGTGTGTTTTGGCCGGGGCCGGATTCCCCGCAACGCTATTGGATCACCGCCAGTGATCACCGCTTGGTGTGGATTGACGTCGTATGGCCGTGA
- the treZ gene encoding malto-oligosyltrehalose trehalohydrolase, with product MEPNQPKHSYLATDLDGTLIPLQVREAVRGGLSVEEAECRLEASTEALRRFHQATRPTPGRARLRMAFLTGRHLESVGDAIGQFDLPLPEWILCDVGSSIYHRHTGDTADRSPAGDVVTDGFERLQAYDDELSRITGDIDADDLRRRLQSIDGIRLQEPEKQARFKLSFYADQHELEQRVAAIREFLDQQDLPFGIVHSVDPFNGDGLIDVMPRGVTKAHALHWWIQHFGIDSDQIAFAGDSGNDLAALISGIPAVVVGNADRTLASRVSRHHRESGWRGRLFLADDHSTAGVWQGCQWFGLVQRDTPDTAGDSGATMCPSAVEIERLHDHLGATLIHRDTTRFVVFAPSHQDVEVLLVDQADQPVSAHRLRRTDAGYHLGLVNECPAGTRYRYRLSGDTVVPDPASRFQPDGVHGPSQVVDRRHAWSHRCADSIGRDDLIIYELHLGTFTDAGTYQAAIDRLDELVDLGVNAIEIMPVAACGGRWNWGYDGVDWFAPMADYGTPDQFRDFVDAAHGKGLAVILDVVYNHFGPEGNYLHPLGGYISAKHHTVWGDAPNFDQPPTDREVRRFAIANAIHWLDEYRIDGLRVDAIHCIADDSETHWVAELSEAVRKWGDSTCRKPLLIAESNIYDPQMLVPRSQGGMNFDAQWCDDFLHSVFAVLRPGEQLSQRTYHAESDLRQVMSQGYVFEGTVRSPRQRTEPGARVDTSGLVYSIQNHDFIGNHPLGQRLHTIAGMPAQRAAAALLILSPAIPMLFMGEEFACPHPFSFFVDFGDDHLRQSVVEGRRREYPQHDWSAGHLPTDPAAMESSKIGPKSAGSESMWRWYRDLIALRKQLQQADCFGDQSYEVVAGPKNVFAMRYSNDKVAATIQVCLAGEVSAADLQCPGGESTVMDSMADQYRDETERAVGQEHPAVSRALITARGLADG from the coding sequence ATGGAACCCAATCAACCAAAGCACTCGTATTTGGCAACCGACCTGGACGGCACTCTGATCCCGCTGCAGGTGCGGGAGGCGGTCCGTGGGGGATTGTCGGTCGAAGAAGCTGAATGCCGACTCGAAGCCAGCACCGAAGCTTTACGGCGATTTCATCAAGCCACCCGTCCGACGCCCGGTCGGGCGCGTTTGCGCATGGCGTTTTTGACGGGGCGGCATTTGGAATCGGTGGGCGATGCGATCGGACAGTTTGACCTGCCCTTGCCCGAATGGATTCTGTGCGATGTCGGTAGCAGCATCTATCACCGTCACACCGGCGACACTGCGGATCGCTCGCCCGCCGGCGATGTCGTGACCGATGGGTTTGAACGTTTGCAAGCCTATGACGACGAACTGTCGCGGATCACCGGTGACATCGACGCGGATGATCTGCGGCGACGGTTGCAATCGATCGACGGCATTCGATTGCAAGAGCCCGAAAAACAGGCCCGCTTTAAGCTTAGCTTTTACGCGGACCAGCACGAATTGGAGCAGCGGGTTGCCGCGATTCGTGAATTTCTGGATCAGCAAGATTTGCCCTTTGGCATCGTTCACAGCGTTGACCCGTTCAACGGTGACGGGTTGATCGATGTGATGCCCCGCGGTGTGACCAAAGCCCATGCACTGCACTGGTGGATCCAACACTTCGGGATCGATTCGGACCAGATCGCCTTCGCCGGTGATTCGGGGAACGATTTGGCTGCCTTGATCAGCGGCATTCCAGCAGTGGTTGTCGGCAATGCCGATCGTACCCTGGCTTCACGCGTGTCGCGGCATCATCGTGAATCGGGTTGGCGGGGGCGGCTGTTTTTGGCCGACGATCACAGCACCGCCGGCGTCTGGCAAGGGTGCCAGTGGTTCGGCTTGGTGCAGCGGGACACACCGGATACCGCCGGCGACTCCGGTGCAACAATGTGTCCTTCTGCGGTGGAGATTGAGCGTCTGCACGATCACTTGGGGGCGACGCTGATTCATCGGGATACGACCCGGTTTGTGGTGTTTGCACCTTCGCACCAAGACGTCGAAGTCTTGCTGGTCGACCAGGCGGATCAACCCGTGTCCGCCCATCGGCTGCGTCGTACGGATGCTGGATATCACCTGGGGTTGGTCAATGAGTGTCCTGCGGGGACACGCTATCGCTATCGGTTGTCCGGTGACACCGTTGTTCCCGATCCGGCCAGTCGTTTTCAGCCGGACGGTGTTCATGGTCCGTCACAAGTGGTTGACCGCCGGCACGCATGGTCACACCGATGCGCCGATTCGATCGGTCGTGACGACTTGATTATCTATGAACTGCATCTGGGAACGTTCACCGATGCGGGGACCTATCAGGCGGCGATTGATCGACTGGACGAACTGGTCGATCTGGGCGTCAATGCGATCGAAATCATGCCGGTGGCGGCGTGTGGCGGACGCTGGAACTGGGGCTATGACGGCGTCGATTGGTTTGCCCCCATGGCCGACTATGGGACGCCGGATCAGTTTCGTGATTTCGTCGATGCGGCGCACGGCAAAGGGTTGGCTGTCATCCTGGACGTCGTTTACAACCACTTTGGGCCGGAAGGCAACTATCTGCATCCGCTGGGCGGATACATTTCCGCCAAGCATCACACGGTCTGGGGAGATGCACCAAACTTTGACCAGCCGCCCACCGATCGTGAAGTCCGACGATTTGCAATCGCCAACGCGATTCACTGGTTGGATGAATATCGCATCGACGGTTTGCGTGTCGACGCGATTCACTGCATCGCCGACGACAGTGAAACCCACTGGGTGGCGGAACTGTCCGAGGCGGTTCGAAAGTGGGGCGATTCAACGTGCCGCAAACCTTTGCTGATCGCCGAGTCCAACATCTACGATCCACAGATGTTGGTTCCTCGGTCACAGGGCGGCATGAACTTTGACGCGCAGTGGTGCGACGACTTTCTGCACAGCGTGTTTGCCGTCTTGCGTCCGGGCGAACAACTGTCCCAGCGGACCTATCACGCCGAAAGCGATCTGCGACAGGTCATGTCACAGGGCTATGTCTTCGAAGGCACGGTTCGTTCGCCACGCCAGCGAACCGAGCCGGGGGCGCGAGTGGACACGTCGGGCTTGGTCTATTCGATTCAGAATCACGATTTCATCGGCAATCATCCGCTGGGCCAAAGGCTGCACACGATCGCCGGGATGCCGGCGCAACGTGCCGCTGCTGCGTTGCTGATTCTGTCGCCCGCCATTCCGATGCTGTTCATGGGGGAAGAGTTCGCTTGCCCCCACCCGTTTTCGTTCTTTGTCGATTTTGGCGATGATCACCTTCGGCAATCCGTGGTCGAAGGACGCCGCCGCGAATATCCACAGCACGATTGGTCGGCCGGGCACTTGCCCACCGATCCGGCCGCCATGGAATCATCCAAGATCGGTCCAAAGTCGGCGGGATCAGAATCGATGTGGCGATGGTATCGCGATTTGATTGCGCTGCGAAAGCAACTGCAACAGGCTGATTGCTTTGGCGATCAGAGTTACGAGGTCGTGGCCGGACCAAAGAACGTGTTTGCCATGCGTTACAGCAACGACAAGGTCGCCGCAACGATTCAAGTGTGCTTGGCCGGCGAAGTTTCCGCTGCCGACCTGCAGTGCCCCGGTGGTGAATCGACGGTGATGGATTCCATGGCCGATCAGTATCGTGACGAGACCGAACGGGCCGTCGGCCAAGAACATCCCGCGGTGTCACGAGCATTGATCACCGCACGCGGCTTGGCTGACGGTTGA
- a CDS encoding rhomboid family intramembrane serine protease yields the protein MRKIGTLSQPRDARRFCDYLLTRQIDATWEQESDGCDVWIRDESDVEAARTELGTFRQDPGAPRYDVGDQVKKIRSEQAKQQQRMQKNIRSVPTGGPGMGRMRQANIPLTIGIIAISVLASFGTNFGNVDWADPRNADFRENLSLETKTYLAMSFVDRYDYATLQSERGEVVDWTVFATADGGDSLASLKKGQVWRLITPMFLHGSVIHLLFNMLWIYTLGSSLERLHGSLFFAGLVLVSQIAGMLVQVLLPDWLPPSLQGSPFAIGASGAVFGLFGYIWIRPKVEALYPIRMPPQNVMLMLGWLVICMTPLIGNVANGAHLGGLLGGVAAAYLWPGRVT from the coding sequence ATGCGAAAAATCGGGACTCTTTCACAGCCCAGGGACGCCCGCCGGTTTTGCGACTATCTGTTGACCCGCCAGATCGACGCGACGTGGGAACAGGAATCCGACGGCTGCGACGTCTGGATCCGAGACGAATCGGACGTGGAAGCGGCCCGAACCGAACTCGGCACTTTCCGCCAAGACCCGGGTGCCCCCCGCTATGACGTGGGTGATCAGGTCAAAAAAATTCGCAGCGAACAGGCCAAACAGCAACAGCGGATGCAGAAGAACATCCGTTCCGTACCCACCGGCGGTCCGGGGATGGGACGCATGCGTCAGGCGAACATCCCGCTGACCATCGGGATCATTGCAATTTCGGTCCTGGCCAGCTTCGGGACCAACTTTGGCAACGTCGATTGGGCGGATCCCCGAAACGCGGACTTTCGAGAGAACCTTTCGCTAGAAACCAAGACTTATTTGGCGATGTCGTTTGTCGACCGCTACGACTATGCAACGTTGCAAAGCGAACGTGGCGAAGTCGTCGACTGGACCGTGTTCGCGACTGCGGACGGTGGCGACAGCCTGGCATCGTTAAAGAAGGGCCAAGTTTGGCGTCTGATCACACCGATGTTTTTGCACGGCAGCGTGATTCACCTGTTGTTCAATATGCTGTGGATCTACACCTTGGGATCATCGCTGGAACGGCTGCACGGGTCACTGTTTTTCGCCGGGCTGGTGCTGGTCAGCCAGATCGCGGGAATGCTGGTGCAGGTGCTGCTGCCCGACTGGTTGCCCCCGTCACTACAAGGGTCTCCCTTCGCCATCGGCGCCTCCGGTGCAGTGTTCGGACTGTTCGGATACATCTGGATTCGCCCGAAGGTCGAAGCCCTGTATCCGATTCGCATGCCGCCCCAGAACGTCATGCTGATGCTGGGATGGTTGGTGATTTGCATGACGCCATTGATCGGCAACGTCGCCAACGGCGCTCACTTGGGCGGATTGCTGGGCGGCGTCGCTGCCGCGTATCTGTGGCCCGGGCGTGTGACCTGA
- a CDS encoding HesB/IscA family protein encodes MAIKLSERAAEEVKRFQKEHNFDDSMLLRIGVAGGGCSGFNYTLNFDDSFDDKVDSKYEWHGVAVVVDKKSALYLDGTTVDWYESLEKKGFTFDNPNAVKSCGCGSSFQA; translated from the coding sequence ATGGCAATCAAGCTCAGCGAACGTGCTGCCGAAGAAGTCAAACGCTTCCAAAAAGAACACAATTTTGACGATTCGATGCTGCTGCGCATCGGCGTCGCCGGTGGCGGCTGCAGCGGCTTCAACTACACCCTGAACTTTGACGACAGCTTCGACGACAAAGTCGATTCCAAGTACGAATGGCACGGCGTGGCCGTGGTCGTCGACAAGAAAAGTGCTCTGTACCTGGATGGCACGACCGTCGATTGGTACGAAAGTCTGGAAAAGAAGGGGTTCACCTTCGACAATCCCAACGCGGTCAAGAGCTGTGGCTGCGGCAGCAGCTTCCAGGCCTGA